One part of the Lotus japonicus ecotype B-129 chromosome 2, LjGifu_v1.2 genome encodes these proteins:
- the LOC130736650 gene encoding uncharacterized protein LOC130736650, with translation MDGTFLEDENLMGSGGLLWGHRGNWVKGFMSHTPGGNPFASEARALRDGMRFAWDHGTRNLLCESDYKGLIDIINSGSWRNHSSNIELLQEVQNLLDLRWQVFLSWVPKENNKDADWMARDSYSGPPVVLTTINSPTPEL, from the coding sequence ATGGATGGAACTTTTCTAGAGGATGAGAATTTGATGGGCAGTGGTGGCCTTCTCTGGGGTCATCGTGGTAACTGGGTCAAGGGATTCATGAGTCACACACCAGGAGGAAATCCATTTGCTTCTGAAGCTAGAGCTCTCCGTGATGGTATGCGCTTTGCCTGGGATCATGGTACCAGAAATCTTCTCTGTGAGTCTGACTACAAAGGTCTCATTGACATAATTAATAGTGGCAGCTGGCGTAATCACTCCTCCAACATTGAGCTTCTACAAGAGGTTCAAAACTTGTTGGACCTAAGGTGGCAAGTGTTTCTCAGCTGGGTTCCCAAAGAGAATAACAAGGATGCGGATTGGATGGCGAGGGATAGCTATTCTGGACCACCGGTAGTGTTAACCACAATAAACTCGCCTACACCCGAGCtgtaa